Proteins encoded together in one Aurantiacibacter aquimixticola window:
- a CDS encoding isovaleryl-CoA dehydrogenase, whose product MRATPDFDFGLTDEAQMIRESVARFADERIAPLAAKVDAEDWFPIELWPEMGKLGLHGMTVSEEDGGTGLGYLEHTIAIEEVSRASASVGLSYGAHSNLCVNQIARWGNAEQKAKYLPGLISGEHVGSLAMSEPAAGSDVVSMKLKADAVQGGYLLNGTKFWITNGHAAETLVVYAKTDAAGGSKGITAFLIEKDMEGFSPGQKIEKMGMKGSITSELVFEDCHVPEENVLGDVGRGVQVLMSGLDYERVVLSGVQLGIMQACLDTVIPYVRERTQFGKRIGDFQLIQAKVADMYVALQSARAYTYAVAKACDNGKTTRFDAAGTILLSSENAFRVAGEAIQALGGAGYTTDWPVERYLRDAKLLDIGAGTNEIRRMLIGRELIGATG is encoded by the coding sequence ATGCGCGCCACCCCAGATTTCGATTTCGGCCTGACGGACGAAGCCCAGATGATCCGCGAGAGCGTCGCCCGCTTTGCCGATGAGCGTATCGCTCCGCTGGCGGCGAAGGTGGATGCGGAGGACTGGTTCCCGATCGAGCTGTGGCCGGAAATGGGCAAGCTGGGTCTGCACGGCATGACGGTGAGCGAAGAGGATGGCGGCACCGGCCTCGGCTATCTCGAACACACCATCGCCATCGAGGAAGTGAGCCGCGCGAGCGCTTCGGTGGGCCTCAGCTACGGCGCGCATTCCAATCTTTGCGTCAACCAGATCGCGCGCTGGGGCAATGCGGAGCAGAAGGCGAAATACCTGCCTGGCCTCATTAGCGGCGAGCATGTCGGTTCGCTGGCCATGAGCGAGCCTGCGGCTGGGTCGGACGTCGTGAGCATGAAGCTGAAAGCCGACGCGGTGCAGGGCGGATATTTGCTCAACGGCACGAAATTCTGGATCACCAATGGCCACGCCGCCGAAACGCTGGTGGTCTATGCCAAGACCGATGCGGCGGGCGGCAGCAAGGGCATCACCGCCTTCCTGATCGAAAAGGACATGGAGGGCTTCTCGCCCGGCCAGAAGATCGAGAAGATGGGCATGAAGGGCTCCATCACCAGCGAGCTGGTGTTCGAGGATTGCCACGTGCCGGAAGAGAATGTGCTCGGCGACGTCGGTCGCGGCGTGCAAGTGCTGATGAGCGGCCTCGATTACGAGCGCGTCGTGCTTTCGGGCGTGCAGCTCGGCATCATGCAGGCGTGCCTCGACACCGTCATCCCCTATGTCCGGGAGCGCACCCAGTTCGGCAAGCGCATCGGCGATTTCCAGCTGATCCAGGCGAAGGTCGCCGACATGTATGTCGCCCTGCAATCGGCCCGCGCCTATACCTATGCGGTGGCCAAGGCTTGCGACAACGGCAAGACGACCCGCTTCGACGCGGCGGGCACGATCCTGCTGTCATCGGAAAACGCCTTCCGCGTGGCGGGAGAGGCGATCCAGGCGCTCGGCGGCGCGGGCTATACGACCGACTGGCCGGTGGAGCGCTACCTGCGCGATGCGAAGCTGCTCGATATCGGCGCCGGCACGAACGAGATCAGGCGTATGCTGATCGGCCGCGAACTGATCGGGGCGACGGGGTGA
- a CDS encoding sensor histidine kinase, with the protein MNTQDLSLKGALPEPSPLEIEESERLAIVRSFQSDALEDDAELQAIVEFAAKLCDAPVSLVTLLEADRQRFLAREGLEERETPRDIAFCSLTLGQGELLEIQDATADPRVANNPLVTGEKHVRYYAGQPLLSSEGASLGTLCVLDTEVRDQPLSDLQREGLAVLAQAAMRRLSARRENLQSKRTIAEREDRLRRMIDGVPAIAWSADAEGNFDYFNSRWEEATGQSPPKVADDWRPFVHPDDAEAALAAWGESFRNGEEFEVEYRLKQADGSWIWVLSMAVPVAERDGDAVRWFGTLTDIDETRNALNERDLLARELSHRIKNIFAVVTGLIALKSRRAPESADFAVELTDLLRALGRAHEFVQPDALGAQECLKQMLEALFTPYQNADGEARVRVAGPNVETSQRAATPFALVFHELATNSAKYGALSNDTGHITLDIHESGDDLTLTWTEHGGPPVEEPPETGFGSRLVEMSITGQLQGTWQRRFPPEGMVMTLTVPKAAIAR; encoded by the coding sequence TTGAATACGCAAGATCTGTCGCTCAAAGGCGCGCTGCCAGAGCCGTCGCCGCTCGAGATCGAGGAAAGCGAACGCCTCGCCATCGTGCGCAGCTTCCAGAGCGATGCGCTGGAAGACGATGCGGAATTGCAGGCCATCGTCGAATTTGCGGCAAAGCTTTGCGACGCGCCCGTCTCTCTCGTGACCCTCCTCGAAGCCGACCGGCAGCGTTTCCTCGCCCGCGAAGGTTTGGAGGAGCGGGAGACGCCGCGCGACATCGCTTTCTGCTCGCTGACATTGGGCCAGGGCGAGCTGCTGGAAATTCAGGATGCGACCGCCGATCCGCGCGTCGCGAACAATCCGCTCGTCACCGGTGAAAAGCATGTCCGTTACTACGCTGGACAACCGCTGCTTTCGAGCGAGGGCGCGTCGCTGGGCACGCTCTGCGTGCTCGACACCGAGGTTCGTGACCAGCCGCTAAGCGATTTGCAGCGCGAAGGGCTGGCGGTTCTGGCACAGGCTGCCATGCGGCGGCTCTCCGCCCGGCGCGAAAACCTGCAATCAAAACGCACCATTGCCGAGCGAGAAGATCGCCTGCGCCGGATGATCGATGGCGTGCCCGCCATCGCCTGGTCCGCCGATGCGGAAGGCAATTTCGATTATTTCAATTCTCGCTGGGAAGAAGCGACGGGCCAATCGCCACCCAAAGTTGCCGATGACTGGCGCCCGTTCGTGCATCCCGACGATGCCGAAGCAGCCCTCGCCGCATGGGGAGAGAGTTTCAGGAATGGCGAGGAATTCGAAGTCGAATATCGCCTCAAACAGGCCGACGGGTCTTGGATCTGGGTGCTGTCGATGGCGGTTCCGGTGGCCGAACGCGATGGCGACGCCGTGCGCTGGTTCGGCACGCTCACCGATATCGACGAGACGCGCAATGCTTTGAACGAGCGAGATCTGCTGGCGCGCGAATTGTCGCATCGGATCAAGAACATCTTCGCGGTGGTCACCGGTCTGATCGCGCTCAAATCGCGCCGTGCGCCGGAAAGTGCGGATTTTGCTGTCGAGCTGACCGACCTTTTGCGTGCGCTGGGCCGGGCGCATGAATTCGTGCAGCCCGACGCATTGGGCGCGCAGGAATGCCTGAAGCAGATGCTCGAAGCGCTCTTTACGCCGTACCAGAATGCCGACGGCGAAGCGCGCGTGCGGGTCGCCGGGCCGAATGTCGAAACCTCGCAGCGTGCCGCCACGCCGTTTGCGCTGGTCTTCCACGAACTGGCGACCAATTCGGCGAAATATGGCGCGCTCTCGAACGATACCGGCCACATCACGCTCGACATTCACGAGAGTGGCGATGACCTCACTCTGACCTGGACCGAGCATGGCGGACCGCCGGTCGAAGAGCCGCCGGAAACCGGCTTCGGTTCGCGCCTGGTCGAAATGAGTATCACCGGCCAGTTGCAGGGCACATGGCAGCGGCGCTTCCCGCCAGAAGGCATGGTGATGACACTCACGGTTCCCAAGGCGGCGATCGCCCGTTAG
- a CDS encoding ATP-binding cassette domain-containing protein has translation MERSAQPFLRFDAVRKSYGAVRAVDDVSLDVERGVFVALVGASGSGKSTLLKTVNRLVEPDGGRVLLDGADTAQVPAPALRHGIGYVFQGVGLFNHMTVGENVEMVPRLEGRRLDAGRIAELLELVELDAEMAARYPDALSGGQRQRVGVARALAGSPRLLLMDEPFGALDPITRDSLGERVKRLHGELGLTTVMVTHDMAEALLLADRVLVMEAGRIVADATPEALLAGDGGEVAQALVAVPRDQAKALAGMTR, from the coding sequence ATGGAGCGTTCCGCCCAACCTTTTCTCCGCTTCGATGCCGTCCGCAAAAGCTATGGCGCTGTGCGCGCGGTCGACGACGTGTCTCTCGATGTCGAGCGGGGCGTATTCGTGGCGCTTGTCGGCGCGTCGGGCTCGGGGAAATCGACGCTCCTGAAAACGGTCAACCGGCTGGTCGAACCCGATGGGGGCCGCGTGCTGCTCGACGGGGCGGATACCGCTCAAGTCCCCGCGCCCGCGCTGCGCCACGGCATCGGCTACGTGTTTCAGGGCGTCGGCCTGTTCAACCACATGACGGTGGGCGAGAATGTCGAAATGGTCCCGCGGCTCGAAGGTCGGCGACTGGATGCCGGTCGCATTGCCGAGCTGCTTGAACTGGTCGAGCTCGATGCGGAGATGGCTGCGCGCTATCCCGATGCGCTTTCCGGCGGGCAACGCCAGCGGGTCGGTGTGGCGCGCGCGCTGGCCGGAAGCCCCCGCCTGCTGCTGATGGACGAGCCGTTCGGCGCGCTCGATCCGATCACCCGGGACTCGCTGGGAGAGCGGGTGAAGCGGCTGCATGGCGAGCTGGGACTGACCACCGTCATGGTGACGCACGACATGGCCGAGGCGCTGCTGCTGGCGGACCGTGTGCTGGTGATGGAAGCGGGGCGCATTGTGGCCGACGCAACGCCCGAGGCACTGCTGGCGGGCGATGGCGGCGAAGTCGCGCAAGCTCTCGTCGCCGTGCCGCGCGATCAGGCGAAAGCGCTTGCGGGGATGACCCGGTGA
- a CDS encoding ABC transporter permease/substrate-binding protein → MKGLLDALLKLGPQLAEHVLLSAAAVALGIAVALPLAVWAGRSPSVARISLGFASLVQTIPALALLALFFPILLAARTVFGEGLPTLGFLPAWLALALYALLPILRNAVTALTNVDAEALEAADGLGMTGWQRLRLIEAPLAAPYVMAGIRTASVWTIGAATLATTIGQRSLGDPIFAGLQTQNWVLVLAGCIASAGLALIADALLGLIERGFALRRPRQALLGAFLALLGIAAAALSLADWREDSGEAVVIGAKSFSEQYILARAIGTLLEEEGYAVEYRDSLGSAVAHNAVASGEIDILVDYTGTIWTNQLGRTDSPDREAMYDELVRWEAETSGTRILGRLGFENAYGLAMRQEQARALQIASIADLTNSAAQLTIGGDPEFFERPEWMAVRGAYSLRFGERRTFSPTLMYSALGSGAVDVISAYTSDGRIAADNLTVLADPRGAFPNYDAILLVSPTFAEDERLAAALQPLIESVDVEAMREANYLVDREEEKRTPQQAADWLLERIR, encoded by the coding sequence GTGAAAGGCCTGCTCGATGCGCTCCTGAAGCTCGGCCCGCAGCTTGCCGAACATGTCCTGCTGAGCGCGGCGGCGGTCGCGCTTGGCATCGCCGTCGCCCTGCCGCTCGCCGTCTGGGCCGGGCGCTCGCCATCGGTCGCGCGGATATCGCTCGGCTTCGCGAGCCTCGTGCAGACCATACCCGCGCTCGCTTTGCTGGCGCTTTTCTTCCCGATCCTCCTTGCCGCCCGCACCGTGTTCGGCGAAGGGCTGCCCACGCTCGGCTTTCTGCCCGCATGGCTGGCGCTCGCGCTTTACGCGCTGTTGCCGATCCTGCGAAACGCGGTGACCGCACTTACCAATGTCGACGCCGAAGCGTTGGAGGCAGCCGACGGGCTCGGCATGACCGGCTGGCAGCGGCTGCGACTGATCGAGGCCCCGCTCGCCGCGCCGTACGTGATGGCGGGCATTCGCACCGCCAGCGTCTGGACCATCGGCGCGGCGACGCTGGCGACCACGATCGGCCAGCGCAGCCTCGGCGATCCGATCTTTGCCGGACTGCAGACACAGAACTGGGTGCTGGTGCTGGCGGGCTGCATCGCCTCTGCCGGGCTCGCGCTGATCGCAGACGCGCTGCTCGGCCTGATCGAGCGCGGCTTTGCCCTTCGTCGCCCCCGCCAGGCCCTTCTCGGTGCCTTTCTGGCCCTTCTCGGCATCGCTGCCGCTGCCCTTTCGCTTGCCGACTGGCGCGAAGATAGCGGTGAGGCCGTCGTGATCGGTGCGAAGAGCTTTTCCGAGCAATACATCCTCGCCCGCGCCATCGGCACGCTGCTGGAGGAGGAAGGCTATGCGGTCGAATATCGCGACAGCCTCGGCTCTGCCGTGGCGCATAATGCGGTGGCGAGCGGGGAGATAGACATCCTGGTCGATTACACCGGCACGATCTGGACCAACCAGCTCGGTCGCACCGACAGTCCGGACCGCGAAGCGATGTATGACGAGCTGGTGCGCTGGGAGGCGGAGACATCCGGCACCCGCATCCTCGGCCGGCTTGGCTTCGAGAACGCCTATGGCCTTGCCATGCGGCAGGAACAGGCGCGCGCCTTGCAGATCGCCTCTATCGCGGACCTCACCAACTCAGCCGCGCAGCTGACCATCGGCGGCGATCCGGAATTCTTCGAGCGGCCCGAATGGATGGCGGTGCGCGGAGCCTATTCGCTGCGCTTCGGTGAACGGCGCACATTCTCTCCGACGCTGATGTACAGCGCGCTCGGTTCGGGCGCGGTCGATGTCATCAGCGCCTACACATCGGATGGGCGCATCGCCGCCGACAATCTTACCGTGCTGGCTGATCCGCGCGGCGCATTCCCGAATTACGACGCGATCCTGCTCGTCTCGCCGACCTTTGCCGAGGACGAGCGTCTGGCCGCGGCCTTGCAACCCCTGATCGAAAGCGTCGATGTCGAGGCGATGCGGGAGGCCAATTACCTGGTCGATCGCGAAGAGGAAAAACGCACACCGCAGCAGGCCGCCGACTGGCTGCTGGAGCGGATCCGCTAG